A single genomic interval of Candidatus Bipolaricaulis anaerobius harbors:
- a CDS encoding metal ABC transporter permease codes for MGIVEFFVGPFSYPFMVRALLAVVVVGGTCAVVGTYVVLQGMAFFGDALAHSILPGVAVGYLVHRGDRGPILLWALGAAILASLGIGEVSRRSRLKEDTAIGIVFAGMFALGIALISTVRGYAVDLAHFLFGNVLSVSPADLGLTVGIGAVVILLVVLFYKEFLVVSFDPTFAATLRLRTGLFRHLLLLLIAVTVVISLQAVGVALVLAMLITPPATAYLLTRRLPWMMGLAAVLGILAGVIGLYVSFYLGIASGAAIVLVATAFFLLALALAPCRGLLSHRF; via the coding sequence ATGGGGATCGTTGAGTTTTTCGTAGGTCCGTTCTCTTACCCGTTCATGGTGCGGGCCCTCCTCGCCGTGGTGGTGGTGGGGGGGACGTGCGCTGTGGTGGGGACGTACGTCGTCCTCCAGGGGATGGCGTTCTTCGGCGATGCACTCGCCCACTCCATCCTCCCTGGGGTGGCGGTGGGGTACCTCGTGCATCGGGGGGACCGCGGCCCGATCCTCCTGTGGGCCCTCGGAGCGGCGATCCTGGCTTCCCTTGGGATCGGGGAGGTGAGCCGGCGCAGTCGCCTGAAGGAGGACACGGCGATCGGGATCGTGTTCGCGGGCATGTTCGCCCTCGGGATCGCCCTCATCTCGACCGTGCGCGGGTACGCGGTGGATCTCGCTCACTTCTTGTTCGGGAACGTCCTCTCCGTATCGCCAGCGGACCTCGGGCTTACGGTCGGGATCGGGGCGGTGGTCATCCTCCTGGTCGTCCTCTTCTACAAGGAGTTCCTCGTCGTTTCGTTCGACCCCACGTTCGCCGCCACGCTCCGGCTGCGGACGGGGCTGTTCCGGCACCTTCTCCTCCTCCTCATCGCGGTGACGGTGGTCATCTCGCTCCAGGCGGTGGGGGTGGCGTTGGTGCTGGCGATGCTCATCACCCCGCCGGCGACGGCGTACCTCCTCACGCGCCGTCTCCCGTGGATGATGGGCCTCGCGGCGGTGTTGGGGATCCTCGCCGGGGTGATCGGCCTCTACGTCTCGTTCTACCTTGGGATCGCGAGCGGGGCAGCGATCGTCCTCGTGGCGACTGCCTTCTTCCTCCTCGCCCTGGCCCTCGCCCCCTGCCGGGGCCTCCTCTCCCACCGGTTCTAG
- a CDS encoding metal ABC transporter ATP-binding protein, which produces MTRERIRASRTCPDPAHAAGPAVEVREVAVVLDGKAVLAGISFRLEPGDLLAVVGPNGAGKTTLLRVLSGTLPPTVGEVRIFGQRPARHICIAYLPQRLGVDLRFPLAVSDVVLMGRTGRLGPLRWPGAEDRERVAEALALVGISHLARRPIGELSGGEQQRMFIARAIVQEATVLLLDEPLAGLDAPAQAGILDLLGRLREQRITSIVALHELDLAQAHFPLALLLGGRAIGFGPPAEVFTGDRLRAAYGTGLRIFQTPSGPVALSDTCCEGGDHGDR; this is translated from the coding sequence ATGACGAGGGAGCGGATCCGCGCGAGCCGGACCTGTCCCGACCCCGCCCATGCCGCGGGCCCGGCGGTGGAGGTGCGGGAGGTCGCGGTCGTCCTCGATGGGAAGGCCGTCCTCGCTGGGATCTCGTTCCGGCTCGAACCGGGCGACCTCCTGGCCGTCGTCGGCCCGAACGGGGCGGGGAAGACGACCCTCCTCCGCGTCCTTTCAGGGACGCTCCCCCCCACAGTGGGCGAGGTGCGGATCTTCGGGCAGCGGCCGGCGCGACACATCTGCATCGCCTACCTCCCCCAGCGGCTGGGGGTGGACCTCCGCTTCCCCCTGGCGGTGAGCGACGTGGTGCTGATGGGCCGTACGGGACGCCTTGGCCCGCTGCGATGGCCGGGGGCAGAGGACCGGGAGCGGGTCGCGGAGGCATTGGCCCTCGTCGGGATCTCTCACCTCGCCCGCCGGCCGATCGGGGAGCTATCGGGTGGGGAGCAGCAGCGGATGTTCATCGCCCGGGCCATCGTCCAGGAGGCGACCGTGCTCCTCCTCGATGAGCCCCTCGCGGGCCTCGATGCCCCGGCCCAGGCGGGGATCCTCGACCTCCTCGGCCGGCTCCGGGAACAGCGGATCACCTCCATCGTCGCCCTCCACGAGCTCGACCTCGCCCAGGCCCACTTCCCCCTCGCCCTCCTCCTGGGCGGGCGCGCGATCGGGTTTGGCCCGCCCGCCGAGGTGTTCACGGGCGACCGGCTGCGCGCCGCGTACGGCACCGGCCTGCGCATCTTCCAGACCCCGTCCGGACCCGTCGCCCTCAGCGACACGTGCTGCGAAGGGGGCGACCATGGGGATCGTTGA